The proteins below come from a single Triticum aestivum cultivar Chinese Spring chromosome 5D, IWGSC CS RefSeq v2.1, whole genome shotgun sequence genomic window:
- the LOC123124593 gene encoding uncharacterized protein, translating into MAASAPLAGVALLLLLLHAAHDGGMAGLASTGGARMASSEGYAPVQTVVYRSAALEASEAFEPFQLCMGCRCCPAGNNGSSCVDTQCCYGINCNLPGKPFGTCAFTPRTCGCGANNCTAAPAPPPPTS; encoded by the coding sequence ATGGCTGCGTCCGCCCCTCTTGCCGgggtcgcgctcctcctcctcctcctccatgccgCCCATGACGGAGGCATGGCCGGGCTTGCTAGCACGGGCGGAGCGAGGATGGCATCATCGGAGGGGTACGCGCCGGTGCAGACCGTGGTGTACCGGTCGGCGGCGTTGGAGGCGTCGGAGGCGTTCGAGCCGTTCCAGCTGTGCATGGGGTGCCGGTGCTGCCCGGCGGGGAACAACGGCTCGTCGTGCGTGGACACGCAGTGCTGCTACGGCATCAACTGCAACCTCCCCGGCAAGCCGTTCGGGACCTGCGCCTTCACCCCGCGCACCTGCGGCTGCGGCGCCAACAACTGCACGGCTgcacccgccccgccgccgcctacgaGCTAG